The Leguminivora glycinivorella isolate SPB_JAAS2020 chromosome 1, LegGlyc_1.1, whole genome shotgun sequence genome includes a region encoding these proteins:
- the LOC125227912 gene encoding uncharacterized protein LOC125227912, whose translation MWLQFIILLMSYAGELFASKQVEVEADVQMDPSFIELIKQGLDDELELGYFRSQSDGDGPIMEIIKDNALHELLREHLPEITTGGYSIFAQINKYEERSQQKGIDSIQAIADHAQNSLNFLKSDFIPIVKKTNADYIIMLKKYFSDLGREKPVFEVDKEYMILDMINVACMIRMKTHKKLLKRLLALAQGTTEDEVEILSDTLRIFSDNDKRQEVNFMCASYKICRPNPTFSEYLFRLLEKVVNLDDEQFQYCIIRVSKLLLTKRNFFESVLRENIVAFLETKFHDMSSTEVQEMRRIIAFLHSIIIRRYKINHTNDKKIQDKAKSAFIILDIVDTAFGIDGKDVYGTHMEKWTSSIADWANNIMNNIDTTLYDLVQYVFEAMAYNFSKRAKEEIMALADILFFDTVTKQNATEYLLTEGSKFVRGLLHPPEPKKLW comes from the exons ATGTGGcttcaatttattattttattaatgtcaTACG CTGGAGAGCTTTTTGCATCTAAACAGGTCGAAGTAGAAGCGGATGTACAGATGGACCCCAGTTTTATTGAATTAATAAAACAAGGCCTTGATGATGAACTGGAATTAGGATACTTTAGAAGTCAATCGGATGGCGATGGTCCTATAATGGAGATAATTAAAGACAATGCTTTACATGAGCTGTTAAGAGAACATTTACCAGAGATAACAACTGGAGGTTATTCAATATttgcacaaataaataaatatgaagagCGATCACAGCAGAAAGGCATTGATAGTATTCAAGCTATTGCAGATCATGCGCAAAACAGTCTTAACTTTTTAAAATCCGATTTTATTCCTATAGTAAAAAAGACAAACgccgattatattataatgttgaaGAAATACTTTTCAGACCTTGGCAGGGAAAAACCTGTTTTCGAGGTAGATAAAGAATATATGATTTTAGATATGATTAACGTTGCTTGTATGATTAGAATGAAAACTCACAAAAAACTCTTGAAGAGATTGTTGGCTTTAGCTCAAGGCACGACAGAAGATGAAGTAGAAATACTATCTGATACGCTTCGCATATTTAGTGATAATGATAAACGGCAGGAAGTGAACTTCATGTGTGCGAGTTATAAAATTTGTAGACCAAATCCTACATTCTCAGAATACCTGTTTAGATTACTGGAGAAAGTTGTGAACCTGGACGATGAGCAATTTCAATATTGTATTATAAGAGTTTCAAAATTATTACTTACAAAGCGGAACTTTTTTGAAAGCGTATTACGGGAAAATATAGTTGCTTTTTTGGAAACGAAATTCCATGATATGTCTTCAACAGAAGTACAAGAAATGAGACGCATTATAGCATTTTTACATTCTATTATAATTCGACGGTACAAAATTAATCACAccaatgataaaaaaatacaagacaAGGCGAAATCggcatttataattttagacaTTGTGGATACTGCCTTTGGAATAGATGGCAAAGATGTATATGGTACTCATATGGAGAAATGGACTTCATCAATCGCAGATTGGGCaaacaatattatgaataacataGACACGACATTATATGACTTAGTACAATATGTTTTTGAAGCCATGGCTTACAATTTTTCAAAGCGAGCTAAAGAAGAAATAATGGCATTGGCAGATATACTTTTTTTTGACACTGTCACAAAACAAAACGCAACGGAATATTTGTTGACTGAAGGCTCAAAGTTTGTCAGAGGATTACTTCATCCACCAGAGCCGAAAAAGCTTTGGTAA